A genomic region of Aspergillus oryzae RIB40 DNA, chromosome 1 contains the following coding sequences:
- a CDS encoding glutathione peroxidase (glutathione peroxidase), translating to MASATTFFDFEPVDKKGSPFPLTPLKGKTILVVNTASKCGFTPQFEGLEKLYQKLKSKYPEDFTILGFPCNQFGGQDPGSNDQIQDFCQLNYGVTFPVLGKLDVNGNEASPLWTWMKEQQPGLLGLKRVKWNFEKFLISPDGKVVGRWASTTKPESLEDTIVKEIEKAQKAGTAASVQAKEGESAEQAKLS from the exons ATGGCTTCCGCAACcaccttcttcgactttgaGCCAGTTGACA AGAAAggctctccttttcccctcacCCCGCTCAAGGGCAAGaccatcctcgtcgtcaacACTGCCTCCAAGTGCGGCTTTACTCCCCAGTTCGAAGGTCTCGAGAAACTCTACCAGAAGCTGAAGTCCAAGTACCCCGAAGACTTTACTATCCTCGGATTCCCTTGCAACCAGTTCGGCGGCCAGGATCCCGGTTCCAACGATCAGATTCAAGACTTCTGCCAGCTGAACTACGGTGTTACATTCCCTGTGTTGGGCAAGCTGGATGTGAACGGAAACGAGGCCTCACCCTTGTGGACCTGGATGAAGGAGCAGCAACCCGGTCTGCTGGGCCTGAAGCGCGTCAAGTGGAACTTCGAAAAGTTCCTGATCTCGCCCGATGGCAAGGTCGTCGGTCGCTGGGCCAGTACCACCAAGCCCGAGTCACTCGAGGACACCATCGtcaaggagattgagaaggcaCAGAAGGCCGGAACTGCAGCTTCGGTTCAGGCTAAGGAGGGAGAGTCTGCTGAGCAGGCTAAGTTGTCGTAA